Proteins encoded together in one Terriglobus saanensis SP1PR4 window:
- a CDS encoding TldD/PmbA family protein has translation MMIETKKDLKQLVADVVERAIKAGATDAEAVAYEGDEFEVKVRLGQVETLVESGSRGLGLRVFNGLRTASTSTSDLSDEGIAHLVKGAVELSKITGEDPFAGLPEAGAFSEVRNSEGMGLFFEDVYSLPAEERIAYARRAEEAAMNADVRIQNSDGGTFDAATSRKVMANSRGFAGEYKKSYCSVSAMPIAQDANGMQRDYWYSSARTMTRLESPESVGKEAARRAVRRLGARKVKTQRASMVFPPEIARSLIGNIFEAANGEAIYRHATFFDGKLGERVAGENITVVDDGTMMLEPGLAGFGTLPFDGDGLPRQRTVIVEKGILKSYVMNTYTARKLGMKSTGNATRGLGGAPGIGAGNFYLEPGTQTLEEIVGEVQNGLYVYETLGSGVNLVTGDYSQGASGLWIENGEFTGAVEEITIAGNLKEMYSNIVAIGSDLVWRGATAVPTIRIEGMTIAGE, from the coding sequence ATGATGATTGAGACGAAGAAAGATCTGAAGCAGCTTGTAGCGGACGTGGTGGAACGTGCAATTAAGGCCGGTGCCACCGATGCAGAGGCCGTGGCGTACGAAGGCGACGAGTTCGAGGTAAAGGTTCGACTTGGACAGGTGGAGACGCTCGTCGAAAGTGGATCGCGCGGGCTCGGCCTTCGTGTTTTCAATGGTCTACGAACAGCGAGCACGTCCACGAGCGACCTGAGCGATGAGGGCATCGCACACCTGGTGAAAGGTGCCGTAGAGCTTTCGAAGATCACGGGGGAAGATCCGTTTGCGGGTCTGCCGGAGGCGGGAGCGTTCTCCGAGGTGCGCAACTCCGAAGGCATGGGGCTTTTCTTTGAGGATGTCTATTCGCTTCCAGCCGAAGAACGCATCGCGTATGCGCGGCGCGCGGAAGAGGCTGCGATGAACGCGGATGTGCGCATTCAGAACTCCGATGGCGGCACCTTCGATGCGGCGACGTCGCGCAAGGTGATGGCGAACTCACGCGGCTTTGCGGGCGAGTACAAAAAGAGCTACTGCAGCGTCTCGGCGATGCCGATTGCGCAGGATGCAAATGGCATGCAGCGGGACTACTGGTACTCCAGCGCGCGGACGATGACGCGGTTGGAGTCTCCGGAGAGCGTGGGCAAAGAGGCCGCGCGACGTGCCGTCCGAAGGCTCGGCGCACGCAAGGTTAAGACGCAGCGCGCTTCGATGGTCTTTCCACCGGAGATTGCGCGCAGCCTGATTGGCAATATCTTCGAGGCCGCGAACGGTGAAGCGATCTATCGCCATGCTACGTTCTTCGATGGCAAACTGGGCGAACGCGTCGCGGGCGAAAATATCACGGTCGTGGACGATGGAACGATGATGCTGGAGCCCGGACTTGCCGGGTTTGGCACTCTGCCTTTCGATGGCGACGGCCTGCCGAGACAGCGCACGGTGATCGTGGAAAAGGGCATTCTCAAGAGCTACGTGATGAACACCTACACCGCGCGCAAGCTGGGGATGAAGTCGACCGGCAACGCTACGCGCGGCCTGGGCGGCGCTCCGGGGATCGGCGCGGGAAACTTCTATCTTGAACCGGGCACGCAGACGCTGGAAGAGATCGTCGGCGAGGTGCAGAACGGCCTCTACGTCTACGAGACATTGGGTTCTGGCGTGAATCTGGTAACGGGCGATTACTCGCAGGGCGCTTCGGGGCTTTGGATTGAGAATGGCGAGTTTACCGGCGCCGTCGAGGAGATCACGATCGCGGGAAATTTGAAGGAGATGTACTCCAACATTGTGGCCATTGGCAGCGACCTCGTATGGCGTGGAGCGACCGCAGTGCCGACGATTCGGATCGAAGGCATGACGATAGCCGGCGAGTAA
- a CDS encoding YfiT family bacillithiol transferase, with protein MPSLNSTHVKAAASTCATFIPMNPPQTVPPIDPRYPIGRFPRTEMITLHMREAAVARLAELPEELFHVVDGLSDAQLSTPYREGGWTVRQLVHHVADSHANAYLRIRLALTEDAPTICTYDEKAWAELHDSIAPVAWSIQWLEALHARLVMLLQSLDAQQWKRVFIHPEKGPVTVEMAALEYAWHSRHHVAHIAHLRAVKGW; from the coding sequence TTGCCATCTCTCAATTCTACGCACGTGAAAGCCGCGGCCTCGACGTGTGCTACCTTCATTCCCATGAACCCGCCGCAGACCGTTCCTCCCATCGATCCCCGGTACCCCATCGGTCGCTTTCCGCGCACTGAGATGATTACGCTGCACATGCGCGAGGCTGCGGTCGCCCGTCTGGCCGAACTTCCAGAAGAACTCTTTCATGTGGTCGACGGTCTTTCCGACGCGCAACTCTCCACGCCCTACCGCGAAGGCGGCTGGACCGTTCGCCAACTCGTGCACCATGTTGCCGATTCGCATGCGAACGCCTACCTTCGCATCCGCCTCGCGCTCACCGAAGATGCGCCCACCATCTGTACTTACGATGAAAAGGCGTGGGCCGAACTGCACGACTCCATCGCGCCCGTGGCATGGTCCATCCAGTGGCTGGAGGCGCTTCACGCGCGTCTTGTGATGCTTCTGCAATCGCTCGATGCGCAGCAGTGGAAACGCGTCTTCATCCACCCGGAAAAGGGACCGGTGACGGTGGAGATGGCGGCGCTGGAATACGCCTGGCACTCGCGCCACCACGTCGCCCACATCGCCCACCTGCGCGCGGTCAAAGGCTGGTAA
- the dusB gene encoding tRNA dihydrouridine synthase DusB translates to MKKGWENTLERPMPAETRVGAEFTIGNVRIAPATVLAPMAGVTDTVFRRFIRNASMFTAASTAAPSDVETEVSNQQSGCGLIVTEFTSADGLARMRETKRKRYLTYYEDEHPISAQLFGSNPETLAESARIVQDAGFDMVDLNLGCPAKRVVSSNGGSGLLRDLPLIQNIFEKVRASVTIPFTVKFRMGWNDKQIVCVELAKMAQESGLNAVALHARTREDGYSGEARWEWIAAVKDAVSIPVIGNGDVRTPEDAAAMVEKTGCDAVMIGRAAPANPWIFRQIAQFTATGNYDRPTEMDRYRMIRGYFEMLLAEMEQEHPEITGPAETDFEKRQKKDRESSRRDAIGKMKQFASWFTHGVVGGAALRRAIFDAKRGSEVMDAVERFFEGKLEGTFAEAGEDELSLEAMGQGCD, encoded by the coding sequence CGTAGGCGCGGAGTTCACCATCGGCAACGTGCGCATCGCGCCGGCGACGGTGCTCGCCCCCATGGCCGGCGTGACCGACACCGTCTTTCGGCGGTTTATTCGCAACGCGAGCATGTTTACGGCGGCTTCTACTGCCGCTCCTTCTGATGTGGAGACCGAAGTCTCCAACCAGCAGAGCGGTTGCGGCCTGATTGTGACGGAGTTCACCAGCGCCGACGGCCTGGCGCGGATGCGCGAGACCAAGCGCAAACGCTACCTGACGTACTACGAGGACGAGCACCCGATTTCTGCGCAGCTCTTTGGCTCAAACCCGGAGACGTTGGCTGAAAGCGCGCGCATCGTGCAGGACGCAGGCTTCGATATGGTGGATCTCAACCTCGGCTGCCCCGCAAAGCGCGTCGTCAGTTCGAATGGCGGCAGCGGCCTGCTGCGCGACCTGCCGCTGATCCAGAACATCTTCGAAAAAGTACGCGCGTCGGTCACGATCCCCTTCACCGTGAAGTTCCGGATGGGATGGAACGACAAGCAGATCGTCTGCGTGGAACTCGCCAAAATGGCGCAGGAAAGCGGCCTGAACGCCGTGGCCCTGCACGCCCGCACACGCGAGGATGGATACAGCGGTGAGGCGCGGTGGGAGTGGATTGCTGCCGTGAAGGACGCGGTCTCGATTCCGGTGATTGGCAATGGCGATGTGCGGACACCAGAAGACGCTGCCGCGATGGTCGAAAAAACAGGCTGCGATGCCGTGATGATCGGTCGCGCGGCTCCCGCGAATCCATGGATCTTCCGTCAGATCGCACAGTTCACGGCGACGGGCAACTACGACCGCCCCACCGAGATGGACCGCTACCGCATGATCCGCGGCTACTTCGAGATGCTGCTGGCCGAGATGGAGCAGGAGCATCCTGAGATCACCGGACCCGCCGAAACGGACTTTGAAAAGCGGCAAAAGAAGGACCGCGAAAGCTCACGCCGCGATGCCATCGGCAAGATGAAGCAATTCGCAAGCTGGTTCACGCATGGCGTAGTCGGTGGAGCAGCGCTGCGGCGAGCGATCTTCGATGCCAAGCGCGGCAGCGAAGTGATGGACGCCGTCGAACGCTTCTTCGAAGGCAAGTTGGAAGGCACTTTCGCGGAAGCCGGTGAGGACGAACTGTCGCTTGAAGCGATGGGTCAGGGCTGCGATTAG
- the tldD gene encoding metalloprotease TldD yields the protein MTVSKTEYFRERMGVTNGLLERCLQAALSAGGDFAELYFESVTSTSIGVDEGIVKSASQGMSVGCGIRVLSGERTGFSYTDDLTEAKLLHAAKTAALIASGPSKVQVQGFVETEVHALYPITGLDTEIAQKLDLVQRADRTARAYDSRVTQVRASFSDEVRRILIVASDGTYASDVQPLSRLNVGVLAKDDSGSARGTSGGGGRVQISYYNEQKTPEFFAAEAARQAILQLTATEAPAGEMEVVLGPGWPGVLIHEAVGHGLEADFNRKKQSAFAGLLGQKVANEKVTVVDNGTIAGRRGSINVDDEGAPTKDTVLIEKGVLRRYMSDKLSAKLMGLPGTGSGRRESYQHFPMPRMTNTYMLAGEDEPADILRSVKKGLYAVNFSGGSVDITNGKFVFAASEAYLIEDGKITAPVKGAMLVGDGPTALNHVSMVGHDLALDEGIGTCGKKGQGVPVGVGMPTIKLDRMTVGGTGR from the coding sequence ATGACGGTATCGAAGACCGAGTACTTTCGCGAACGAATGGGTGTAACAAACGGTTTGCTGGAGCGATGTCTCCAGGCGGCACTGAGCGCGGGCGGAGATTTTGCAGAGCTTTATTTTGAGAGCGTTACGTCAACCTCTATCGGCGTGGACGAGGGGATCGTTAAATCCGCCAGCCAGGGAATGAGTGTCGGGTGTGGCATTCGCGTCCTGAGCGGCGAGCGGACGGGCTTTTCCTATACTGACGACCTGACCGAAGCGAAGCTATTGCATGCAGCGAAGACAGCGGCCCTCATTGCAAGCGGCCCTTCCAAGGTGCAGGTGCAGGGATTCGTTGAGACCGAGGTACATGCCCTCTATCCCATAACGGGATTAGATACAGAGATCGCGCAGAAGCTGGATCTGGTGCAGCGTGCCGACCGCACGGCGCGCGCCTACGATTCGCGTGTGACCCAGGTGCGTGCGAGTTTCAGCGACGAGGTGCGACGGATCCTCATCGTCGCCAGCGATGGAACCTATGCCAGCGACGTGCAGCCGTTGAGCCGTTTGAATGTTGGCGTGCTGGCGAAGGACGACTCCGGCTCGGCGCGTGGCACGAGCGGTGGCGGTGGACGTGTGCAGATCTCTTATTACAACGAGCAGAAGACCCCGGAGTTCTTTGCGGCGGAAGCCGCGCGGCAGGCGATCCTGCAACTGACGGCCACCGAAGCGCCTGCAGGCGAGATGGAAGTCGTCCTCGGTCCGGGATGGCCGGGCGTGCTGATTCACGAAGCCGTGGGACATGGTCTGGAAGCCGACTTCAATCGCAAGAAGCAGAGCGCGTTTGCGGGCTTGCTGGGACAGAAGGTCGCGAACGAGAAGGTGACCGTGGTGGACAACGGCACCATCGCCGGACGCCGCGGATCGATCAACGTGGACGACGAAGGCGCGCCGACGAAGGACACGGTCTTGATCGAGAAGGGCGTTCTGCGGCGCTATATGAGCGACAAGCTCTCCGCCAAGCTGATGGGTCTGCCGGGAACGGGCAGTGGACGCCGCGAAAGTTATCAGCACTTCCCTATGCCTCGGATGACGAATACGTACATGCTCGCAGGGGAAGATGAGCCTGCGGACATTCTCCGCAGCGTGAAGAAGGGCCTGTATGCCGTGAACTTCTCCGGTGGGTCCGTGGATATTACCAATGGCAAGTTCGTCTTCGCGGCGAGCGAGGCTTACCTGATCGAAGACGGCAAGATCACCGCACCGGTGAAGGGCGCGATGCTCGTCGGCGATGGCCCGACGGCGCTGAACCACGTGAGCATGGTGGGGCATGATCTGGCGCTGGATGAAGGCATTGGGACGTGTGGCAAAAAGGGCCAGGGTGTGCCGGTGGGCGTAGGCATGCCGACGATCAAGCTCGACCGGATGACGGTAGGTGGAACGGGACGATGA